One Methylosarcina fibrata AML-C10 DNA segment encodes these proteins:
- a CDS encoding class I SAM-dependent methyltransferase — MSEFDYLNLGCGTRYHPAWTNVDFTPADTHVIAADVAKGIPFPDRSFDVVYHSHLLEHLPKPAARDFLKECYRVLRPEGILRIAVPDLEAIVHHYLLALEQARTGSKEGANNYDWILLEMYDQAVRDCSGGEMAAYLRNNALANEKFIVARCGIEAKRLIEAARQEKITDTLHTINPEKKSWLTKLFRLFYDARHRREILLKLILKNTDYEALQLGRFRLGGEVHQWMYDRFSLGRLLMECGFAGIVPRTATESYVSDWSRFNLDSNPDGNVHKPDSLFMEAVRP; from the coding sequence ATGTCAGAATTTGATTATCTCAATCTCGGCTGCGGAACACGCTACCATCCTGCCTGGACGAACGTCGACTTTACTCCGGCCGATACCCATGTCATCGCCGCCGATGTGGCCAAAGGAATACCTTTTCCGGATCGGTCATTCGATGTCGTTTATCACTCTCATCTACTGGAACATCTGCCGAAACCGGCCGCTCGGGATTTTCTCAAGGAATGCTATCGCGTCTTGCGGCCCGAGGGAATCCTCCGCATTGCCGTGCCCGACCTCGAAGCCATCGTTCATCATTACCTGCTTGCGTTGGAACAGGCAAGAACCGGATCGAAGGAAGGAGCCAATAACTATGACTGGATACTGCTGGAAATGTATGACCAAGCGGTAAGAGATTGCTCCGGCGGCGAAATGGCTGCGTACCTTCGCAATAATGCCCTTGCAAACGAAAAGTTTATCGTTGCACGTTGCGGCATCGAAGCAAAACGGCTGATTGAAGCGGCTCGCCAGGAAAAAATCACGGACACCCTGCACACCATCAACCCCGAAAAGAAATCATGGCTAACCAAACTGTTCAGGCTGTTCTACGATGCCAGGCATAGACGAGAAATACTGCTCAAACTGATTCTAAAAAATACCGACTATGAAGCTCTTCAGCTTGGCCGATTTCGCCTTGGCGGTGAGGTACATCAATGGATGTACGACCGTTTTTCTCTCGGCAGACTTCTGATGGAGTGCGGCTTTGCCGGAATTGTTCCAAGAACCGCCACAGAGAGTTATGTATCCGATTGGTCCCGATTTAACCTCGACAGCAATCCGGACGGCAATGTCCATAAACCGGACTCTTTATTTATGGAAGCCGTCAGACCTTGA